In Rhodamnia argentea isolate NSW1041297 chromosome 1, ASM2092103v1, whole genome shotgun sequence, the genomic window CTTTTTCCTGACTGCTGATGTTTTGATTGATTCCCATTGCTCTGTAGGTCATTGATGTGCTTCATCCCGGAAGACCCAATGTCTCCAAGGTAATGAGATGTTGGTTCAACAGGCATATTCTGTGTAGTTTGTGCCACAAATACGGCTGATATCCTGCCAAAGAGATCTTTGCTAAATGGAGGTCTTTTTGGTTTATAGGCAGAGCTGAAGGAAAAGCTTGGGAGGATGTACGACGTGAAGGACCCAAACTCAATCTTTGTGTTCAAGTTCCGGACTCATTTTGGAGGCGGGAAATCTACTGGCTTTGGTTTGATATATGATTCAGTTGAGACTGCCAAGAAGTATGAGCCCAAGTACAGACTCATCAGGGTAATTTTCCTCATGCCATCTCATCTTTCGTGgctcctttttctcctttggaACCGTGATCTGGCCAATTGAATTGCTAATTGTTACGTAATTGTCATGCGGCTTAGTATACCTGTAAATATTGATTTTTCTCGTGGCCATATGTATTAGACATGTTGCTGTGAGAACCCTAGTTGCAGGCTCCCACCCTTTGTAACTGTAACTACATAGCTGATTATGCTAATATTTCTATGGGGACATTCTTAGTACTGAGGTTTAGCATGATATAGGGAAGCCTACAAGCTACTTGATAGTTGAAACATAATTGTTGTATGTCCTGAACCAAAcgtgaatttttcatttcatctgCCCCCCCCCCTACTTCAGAATCGGACGTGAAAGTTTCCTTTTCATCCGGCTAAGGGTcaagttggtaatttttcttacatGTCGTTCGCCCATTTTTAAACTTAAGATTCATACTAGAATCGCGATTATTCAAAAGCTAGGAAATTAACAAACAACTATTGAATACGGAAAATAAACTGTTTGCTTATGGTGGATTTGGAGTGAAGTGGAGCATTTGATTTTCTTAGGGATATAGTTCTCTTTTCTTACTATTAGTTGACCTATGTTGCCAGAGTTAGTCATGATTTACCATTAAACTGCTCAAGCAATGTTTGATCATGTGCAATATTGAGCTTGCCTTTTGCATGGCAGAATGGACTCGATACCAAGGTAGAGAAGTCGAGGAAGCAaatgaaggaaaggaagaacagAACCAAGAAGATTCGAGGAGTGAAGAAGGTAATTTTGGATCTATGTTTCTTTCTGGTTTCATGGTCCCATATGGTCTTCTTATTCTTAATCTTTCCTACTCTTGTGCAGACTAAAGCCGGTGATGCTGCCAAAGCAGGGAAGAAGAAGTGAGGGTCTAAAGTCTTGTTGATTCTGAAGCAGGGGATGGTAGTCTATTTCAATCTTGTTAGGTAGCTATGGAGTGAATTGTTTGTTTCTGCTGTTTTTAACCTGGTGTTTAAGTCGGTTTACGAATTTTGACTGTACTGTGGAGTACGAAAGCTTTAGGAAACAGAGATCGAGCTGCTTTGAGGGATCGTTCTTGATCTTGTTAAAAGAGATTTAgaaatcaaagctcatgtattTTTTGGTCTTCGGCAAGGGACTCCCCTCGTATCTTTGCTCTTTTGGCTATAAAATTTTGTCACATTCTTCACTTGATGGTCAGTGATCTAAATATATCCCTTGGACCGGTTGAGATGTTCTGAGCTGGAAGCATGTTTTGAGGACAAGTACGTCTTTGCTGACCGCCCTAGGAAGGTTGATGATAACCAAGCTTGTTGTAAAATTAGATCCAATAGGACGGTCTATATAAGAGATGCGCATTTGTCATCATCTCTGGCATTGGATATTTTCTTTGGAATTATCTTGCACATTGAATGACTAAATATAAGAAGgtatatattttgttttttgattTAATATATAAGTCAGGGTGGGGGAATCGCGATGGGGGTGGACTTGTTGCCGCACCTGTGACGGATGCGGCGGATTCCATGTGTGTCCACCGTCTGAGttgaacaaattataaaatcatgAGGAAGTTTCGATGCTAAAGGGTGTTCCACTACTAATGTAGTGTTTAATTACCGGGTCTTGAATTAGGTGACATGAACAATTTCAAGGCACCGACCATGCTCTCGTTTTTAACCCATAGATCGTCAAAAAGAATGGACACTTCCATAAGACTAGATTTGGTCGATAACGTTAGATAAAACTTCATCAGAACGGCGATTATCAAGCCGAATTAATGCAGGCTGGCCATGTTTGATTCTCGGCATGGTTTCTTCTGGCCTATCTAGTCCAATCTGTTGTGGAGATGGTTAGCAAGAATCAGAAGGAATACCTTCTTCCCCCGCAAATCTTTCATGCCAACAATGACATATTCAGCACCTTAGAAGCAAGCATCCAAAGATACTCGCAGCAAAGAAGCTTAGCTTCAGCAGTACCTATCTCAACCGATCAAGCCtgttcctcctctctcttttttcttttggtcagcGACTAGGATACCGTCATTGATACCACGGGTGCCGGACGTGTCACGACACGAGAACAAAGGGAGTGGAAGAGAAGGGTTCGAAATCTTTGCAAAGTTTCTCTTGCTTTGGCACACCAGATCCTGAGGCTCTGAGGACACGAGAAGGCTCACTTTATGAGGCAAAGCTGAAAGGGCAAACGGACGAGGAATACTGTTGATCCTGACCGTTCAGcagtttgtttctttttaacGCATTTGTGGAAggaaaaaagccaccaaaaatcataaattatacccgttgtggcaaatttatcccaaacttttctttgtaactcaaaaaatgttaaatttgtacatatgtgacatatttattccaaacttgtgctcgtgtAACACattttactccaaactttttgtCGTGatactaaaaactccaaacttttaggcacgtgacacatttatcctaaattttgaggtaaatatgtcacacggatataaatttaagatttttgatatcacaaaaaaatattttgaaataaatatgtcacacagatataagtttaggattttcgatgtcacaaaaaaaagtttggagcaaatttgtaaaataagtaaaactttgagatttttggtgtcacaaaaaaaaaaataggataaatgtgtcacagttagCATAGTTCAGaaatttttggtagttttttccCTTTGTGGAAATTAAGGACACCATCTCCCCATTGTATTGTTGCTCCAAAATTTGCCTGAAAGGACCTTCCCAAATCAGGAAGAAGCTCAAACGAAATTGCCCGCACTGCTTCCAAAAGAATGCTGAGGGCTTGGACCTTCCCAAATCAGCAAAGACACTAGGTAACTAGTATTTCGAGCAAATTCAGTAGCAGCATTGAGCGAACTACAAAGCTTTCTCATCTCCCTCAATGAGACTAAACAAATCAATAAACGGAGAGCAGATGGGTTATATCTCAAATTCCTCAGAAAGAGAAATCTAGCAGCATCGAGTCAAAATGGGCAGGGCAAGTTCGTTCCATATCCTCACCCTTTTGTCTAACAGAGTCTATAATTAGGTACTGTcggaaattttaaattattactCCATCCAGACTCCCTCCATGGAAttgcaaacaaaaacaaaaacagcacACAACTATCCTCAGCACATAACAGCTATCAGGAAAAAAGCCATTCTAACAAAAATCACGGGAAACTAAAGGCCATAGCCATGAGAATGCAGAGGCAAAATAGAAGTAACAATATAACACCCGTATCATATATGTACTCACTATAAGCATTAGCCAAGAAGTCATACCATTAGATGTTGCTGCGACAAAAATGAAGATCGAAATCAGAAATGCCATAACAACCAAAACTGTTACCAGGACCATGTAAGAACAAATTTAAACGAAGTATAGGATTGCAGTGGTAACATGCCCCTCTTTCCACCAACTGAATTTTCTAGCCGTGATAAATTAGCTATTTATATAGCCCCAGCTATTCGTTGTGGAATACTCAATTGCAGGCATAAAACAATTGCAACAGTGTAACAAGCAATTTACAATTTCACCAAGTTGTTCAAATACCATGCTCCAACAATTCCACAACTTAGATAATGTGAAAGTAACAATAgacctaaaaattttcattgtaAACAATGAAACATTGCCTGAATTCGATGGCCTAATATTACACATGAACTGCTAAACATCAACATGACTTGAATGCATGATGTCAAAGCATCAAATGGAAGAATAAATTCCACCGACAAGACACGGGGCAGAAGGCGCAGTGCAGAGCAGAAACTATAATTGCTATCATCTGTACTTGTCACACTGCTACAAGACACTAAGATGCATTCATCACCTATATAAACAGTGTGACATGCTCATGAATTTTCATCTCCCGCATGCTATTAGTGTAACAAGGAAGTACTTGCTTGTTTGTAGAATACACATTTTAGAATGAAAGGCACCAAGACAACTCAAAGACCTTCCAGAAAATGACAAACCAAGGATAACAGTGCAACTCCAGCTCTATATTCAGCCAAATCCTTCTTGTATTCACAGTAAAGTCAGGCTAGAACATTATTGCAGATCGTACAGGTTTTCAACAAAGCTGAtgcaaactaaagaaaaccggaATACCCAAATCCCGTGATTCTAATCAACCACCACAAAACATAAGAACTTGCATGAACTGAAGACAGTTCAGAAATCCCACAGGACAGATCCTGCCAGGAAAGTTAGAGCAATTCCATTATTTCATCTACCATTGTTGATTCGTAGTAGCCGTTATCTACATAACTGAGGAAAACATGACCAATCTATCGGAGGCTAAAtaattagaaataattattCAACAACTGCCCTATCATCTTTCGAAGAAAGGCGAAACC contains:
- the LOC115744006 gene encoding 40S ribosomal protein S24-1 — encoded protein: MADKAVTIRTRKFMTNRLLSRKQFVIDVLHPGRPNVSKAELKEKLGRMYDVKDPNSIFVFKFRTHFGGGKSTGFGLIYDSVETAKKYEPKYRLIRNGLDTKVEKSRKQMKERKNRTKKIRGVKKTKAGDAAKAGKKK